A single region of the Undibacterium piscinae genome encodes:
- the yacG gene encoding DNA gyrase inhibitor YacG, translated as MATIVDCPTCGTKVTWSEASPFRPFCSNRCKQIDLGAWAEEKYTIPAVNLPEDPESGIDDQAR; from the coding sequence ATGGCCACCATAGTTGATTGCCCGACCTGCGGCACTAAAGTAACGTGGAGCGAAGCGAGTCCGTTCCGCCCCTTCTGTTCGAACCGATGCAAGCAGATAGATCTGGGAGCCTGGGCTGAAGAGAAATATACGATTCCGGCCGTCAACCTGCCGGAAGATCCGGAATCAGGCATTGACGATCAAGCCCGCTAA
- a CDS encoding prepilin peptidase, translated as MLDLIFFAGPGSWPLALLAGILGLLIGSFLNVVIHRVPKMMQRESDNYVASESGKELPHTERYNLMVPRSACPHCGHQITALENIPVLSYLAIGGKCRGCKAAISARYPLVELLTGISSAFMIWHFGSGIAGLSAMLFVWLLIAMTFIDADTQLLPDDLTLPLLWCGLLININGTFTSLSSAVIGAAAGYLSLWSIYWLFKLSTGKEGMGYGDFKLLAALGAWMGWSMLPLIILLSSLVGALVGISLMVFTKMSKNNPIPFGPYLAVAGLIALLWGKQISQQYLGIFI; from the coding sequence ATGCTTGATTTGATTTTTTTTGCTGGCCCGGGGAGTTGGCCGCTAGCACTGCTGGCAGGTATTCTCGGCTTACTTATCGGTAGTTTTTTAAATGTCGTAATACACCGGGTTCCCAAAATGATGCAAAGGGAATCCGATAATTACGTCGCCAGCGAAAGTGGCAAAGAGTTGCCACATACCGAGCGCTACAATCTGATGGTACCCCGCTCGGCATGCCCGCATTGCGGACACCAGATTACGGCTCTCGAAAACATTCCGGTACTTAGCTATCTGGCGATAGGTGGTAAATGCAGGGGTTGCAAGGCAGCAATTTCGGCGCGCTACCCTCTGGTGGAATTGCTGACCGGAATATCATCGGCTTTCATGATCTGGCATTTCGGCAGCGGCATCGCCGGTTTAAGTGCGATGTTATTTGTCTGGTTGCTGATAGCGATGACTTTTATTGATGCCGACACTCAGTTATTACCTGATGATTTGACTTTGCCGCTACTCTGGTGCGGGCTACTGATCAATATCAATGGCACATTCACTTCACTTTCCAGCGCAGTGATAGGCGCGGCTGCTGGTTATCTATCCTTGTGGTCAATTTACTGGCTATTCAAGCTGAGCACCGGGAAAGAAGGCATGGGTTATGGTGATTTCAAACTATTGGCCGCGCTGGGTGCCTGGATGGGATGGAGCATGCTACCTCTCATCATCCTGCTATCCTCTTTAGTCGGTGCGCTGGTAGGGATTTCCCTGATGGTATTTACCAAGATGAGTAAAAATAACCCTATCCCTTTCGGCCCTTATCTGGCAGTCGCCGGCCTGATAGCCCTGCTATGGGGCAAGCAGATCTCACAACAATATCTCGGCATATTTATCTGA
- a CDS encoding phosphotransferase produces MAAINAWLGQISTPALELASLRPASADASFRRYFRIDASDGNSYIVMDAPQPAEDVRPFIEIAELLSQINLTVPQVLAQDTVQGFLLLSDLGTTTYFDAFNAQPERVHALYMDAIASLVQMQSHSQPEVLPEYDRAFFLRELMIFPEWYLGVHRGATLTEEQSTSLNKVFDALLANIMAQPQVYVHRDYHSRNLMVIEPGNPGILDFQGALYGPITYDLVSLLRDAYVYWDEDKVLDWAIRYWEQARRAGLPISPEFDSFYRDFEFMGLQRHLKILGIFARLAHRDGKQHYLKDIPLVMSYVRKTAQRYNILIPLLRLLDVIEDTAPVVGFTF; encoded by the coding sequence ATGGCTGCTATCAACGCTTGGCTAGGCCAGATCAGCACGCCTGCGCTGGAATTAGCCAGCCTGCGTCCGGCCTCGGCCGATGCCAGCTTCCGTCGCTATTTCCGCATCGACGCTAGCGATGGCAATAGCTACATCGTGATGGATGCGCCACAACCGGCAGAGGATGTCAGACCCTTCATCGAGATCGCCGAACTACTTTCGCAGATCAACCTGACGGTACCGCAAGTACTGGCACAGGATACGGTTCAAGGTTTCTTGCTGTTGAGCGACTTGGGCACGACCACCTATTTCGACGCTTTCAATGCGCAGCCGGAACGCGTCCATGCTCTCTATATGGATGCGATCGCCTCGCTGGTGCAAATGCAAAGCCATAGCCAGCCCGAGGTATTGCCGGAATACGACCGCGCCTTTTTCCTGCGCGAACTAATGATATTCCCGGAATGGTATTTAGGCGTACACAGGGGCGCCACGCTCACCGAAGAGCAAAGCACCAGTCTGAACAAGGTCTTCGATGCGCTGTTGGCCAATATCATGGCGCAGCCGCAAGTCTACGTACACCGTGATTACCATTCGCGCAATCTGATGGTCATCGAGCCGGGCAACCCCGGCATTCTTGATTTCCAGGGCGCGCTGTACGGACCTATCACTTACGATCTGGTATCGCTGCTGCGCGATGCCTACGTCTATTGGGATGAAGACAAGGTACTCGATTGGGCGATCCGCTATTGGGAACAGGCACGCCGCGCCGGCTTACCGATTAGTCCTGAATTTGACAGCTTCTATCGCGATTTCGAATTCATGGGGCTGCAACGCCACCTGAAAATCCTCGGTATCTTTGCCCGCCTGGCACACCGGGATGGCAAGCAGCACTACCTGAAAGATATCCCGCTGGTGATGTCGTATGTGCGCAAGACGGCGCAGCGCTATAACATCCTGATCCCCTTATTGCGTCTGCTCGATGTCATAGAAGACACCGCGCCGGTCGTCGGATTCACTTTCTAA
- the ispB gene encoding octaprenyl diphosphate synthase, giving the protein MSATPTQNSITELIAPEMAAVNLVIRQQLHSEVPLVNQIAEYIISAGGKRIRPVLVLLMANAYQYQGKHHHDLAAIVEFIHTATLLHDDVVDESSLRRGRQTANALFGNAASVLVGDFLYSRAFQMMVSINSMQVMQILADATNVIAEGEVLQLLNMHDPDVTEERYLQVIRSKTAKLFEAAAQIGALIAGANPEQIEAAAEYGRSLGTAFQLIDDVLDYSGNAEDIGKNVGDDLREGKPTLPLIYLMKHGTSEQCQLVRACIEQGDESKFDAILSAITHSGALDYTRDEAVKAAARAAASISSLTDSPYKQALLALASFAVDRNH; this is encoded by the coding sequence TTGTCTGCCACACCTACCCAAAACAGCATTACGGAATTGATCGCGCCTGAAATGGCAGCGGTAAATCTAGTCATCCGACAACAGCTTCATTCAGAAGTCCCGCTGGTCAATCAGATTGCCGAGTACATCATCAGCGCCGGCGGTAAACGCATACGCCCTGTATTGGTGCTGTTAATGGCGAACGCCTATCAGTACCAAGGCAAGCATCATCATGATTTGGCTGCCATCGTCGAGTTTATCCACACTGCCACCCTGCTGCATGATGACGTAGTCGATGAATCCTCGTTGCGCCGTGGTCGCCAGACTGCGAATGCCTTGTTCGGCAACGCCGCCTCGGTGTTGGTCGGGGATTTTTTATATTCCCGCGCCTTCCAGATGATGGTATCGATCAACAGCATGCAAGTGATGCAGATACTCGCGGATGCGACCAACGTGATCGCTGAAGGTGAAGTGCTGCAACTACTCAATATGCACGATCCCGATGTAACGGAAGAGCGCTATTTACAGGTAATCCGTTCCAAAACCGCTAAGCTATTTGAAGCCGCGGCTCAGATAGGCGCACTAATCGCCGGAGCCAATCCGGAGCAGATTGAAGCTGCAGCCGAATATGGCCGCTCGCTGGGTACGGCCTTCCAGTTGATTGACGATGTACTCGATTACTCTGGCAATGCCGAAGATATAGGCAAAAATGTCGGGGACGATTTACGTGAAGGCAAGCCTACCCTGCCACTCATCTACCTGATGAAACATGGCACATCAGAGCAGTGTCAACTGGTGCGCGCTTGTATAGAACAAGGGGATGAATCAAAATTTGATGCGATTCTTTCGGCCATTACGCATTCCGGTGCACTCGACTACACCAGGGACGAAGCAGTCAAAGCTGCGGCACGCGCCGCCGCCTCAATAAGCTCACTCACCGATAGCCCTTACAAGCAAGCACTGCTGGCACTAGCTAGTTTTGCGGTGGATAGAAATCATTAA
- the pepP gene encoding Xaa-Pro aminopeptidase, with the protein MNSYFRRRRQLLEQMQAQGGGIAIVPTAQEMTRNSDNTFPFRHDSYFYYLSGFTEPEALIVLIADGSSQRSILFCREKDMEREIWDGFRYGPAAAQAQFGFDAAYPITALNEEMPKLLADAASVFHSTGADAKLDTRLQQWMDAVRAKSRSGITAPDKTLDLRKLLDEMRLFKDASEIALMQTAASISGTAHARAMRHARPGMHEYELEAELLHEFRRQGSQAPAYGSIVAAGANACILHYQSNAARIKDGDLILIDAGCEFDSYASDITRTFPANGKFSAAQKTLYELVLASQQAALDCARPGAAYMDGHHAAVRVLTQGMLDTGLLDKNKVGNLDDAIASNAFRQFYMHGTGHWIGLDVHDVGDYRETNKVGNERPYRKLEAGMAFTIEPGIYVRAAEGVPEQYWNIGIRIEDDILITPQGHLNLSRDTPKTVAEIEALMLTR; encoded by the coding sequence ATGAACTCCTATTTCCGGCGCCGCCGGCAATTGCTGGAGCAGATGCAGGCGCAAGGCGGCGGTATCGCGATTGTGCCGACTGCACAGGAAATGACACGCAATAGCGACAACACATTCCCGTTTCGCCATGACAGTTATTTTTATTATTTATCCGGTTTCACCGAACCGGAAGCGCTGATCGTACTGATCGCCGATGGCAGCAGCCAGCGCAGCATCTTGTTTTGCCGCGAAAAAGATATGGAACGCGAAATCTGGGATGGATTCCGCTACGGTCCGGCAGCAGCCCAGGCCCAGTTCGGCTTTGATGCCGCCTACCCTATCACGGCACTGAACGAAGAAATGCCCAAGCTGCTGGCCGATGCCGCTAGCGTATTTCACAGCACCGGTGCCGATGCCAAGCTCGACACCCGATTGCAGCAATGGATGGATGCGGTGCGCGCCAAATCGCGTAGCGGCATCACGGCACCAGACAAAACCCTGGATCTGCGCAAGCTGCTCGATGAAATGCGCCTCTTCAAGGATGCCAGCGAAATCGCACTGATGCAAACCGCTGCCAGCATTTCTGGCACGGCACATGCGCGCGCCATGCGCCATGCCAGACCCGGCATGCATGAATACGAACTCGAAGCCGAGCTATTGCATGAATTTCGCCGTCAGGGTTCGCAAGCGCCAGCCTATGGTTCCATCGTTGCCGCCGGTGCCAATGCCTGCATCCTGCATTACCAGAGCAATGCCGCCCGTATCAAGGATGGTGATTTGATCCTGATCGATGCCGGCTGCGAATTTGACAGCTACGCCTCCGACATCACCCGGACCTTCCCCGCCAACGGCAAATTTAGCGCTGCGCAAAAGACATTGTATGAACTGGTACTCGCTTCCCAACAGGCGGCGCTGGACTGTGCCCGGCCGGGCGCGGCGTATATGGACGGCCACCACGCGGCAGTGCGGGTACTCACGCAGGGCATGCTCGACACCGGCTTGCTCGATAAAAACAAAGTCGGCAATCTCGACGATGCGATCGCCAGCAATGCCTTCCGCCAGTTTTACATGCACGGCACCGGCCACTGGATAGGCCTGGACGTACATGATGTCGGTGACTATCGCGAGACCAACAAGGTCGGCAATGAACGCCCTTACCGCAAGCTGGAAGCGGGCATGGCGTTCACCATAGAACCTGGCATCTACGTGCGTGCGGCAGAAGGTGTACCGGAACAATACTGGAACATCGGCATACGCATAGAAGACGATATCCTGATCACGCCGCAAGGCCATCTCAACCTCAGCCGCGACACGCCAAAAACCGTGGCCGAAATTGAAGCATTGATGCTGACCAGATAA
- a CDS encoding nucleotidyltransferase family protein translates to MKAMLLAAGRGERMRPLTDTCPKPLLKVRGRPLIVWHILNLVKAGITEIVINHAHLGHMIEELLGDGSQFGAQISYSAEATALETAGGIAKALPLLGDEPFIVISSDIYIPHFNFTECLNTLEDNDMWGNPHPLDKRDVAWLYMVKNPSFHPEGDFALNLMGLSNQGKEGEPRLTFGNIGVYRPEMFAGIKAGEHAKLAPILRDYADRGQLGGELYSGVWHNVGTPEQLAALNAPLNGVMNSKVNSGPRP, encoded by the coding sequence ATGAAAGCCATGTTACTTGCCGCAGGTCGCGGCGAACGGATGCGACCTTTGACCGACACCTGCCCTAAGCCTCTGCTGAAGGTACGCGGCCGTCCCTTGATCGTCTGGCACATCCTCAATCTGGTAAAGGCCGGGATTACCGAGATCGTCATCAATCACGCCCATCTGGGTCACATGATAGAAGAGTTGTTGGGCGACGGTAGCCAGTTCGGCGCACAAATAAGTTATTCGGCCGAAGCAACTGCGTTGGAAACCGCCGGCGGCATCGCCAAGGCCTTGCCGTTATTGGGTGACGAGCCTTTCATCGTGATTTCTTCCGACATTTACATTCCGCATTTCAATTTCACCGAATGCCTCAATACGCTGGAAGACAATGACATGTGGGGCAATCCGCATCCGCTCGATAAGCGCGACGTGGCCTGGCTGTACATGGTAAAAAACCCCTCGTTTCATCCTGAGGGCGATTTTGCGCTGAACCTGATGGGATTGTCGAATCAGGGCAAAGAGGGCGAACCGCGTCTGACCTTCGGCAATATCGGGGTCTACCGGCCCGAGATGTTTGCCGGCATCAAGGCAGGCGAACACGCCAAATTAGCGCCGATACTGCGCGACTACGCCGATCGCGGCCAACTCGGTGGTGAGTTGTATAGCGGGGTCTGGCATAACGTCGGCACACCTGAGCAACTGGCGGCACTCAATGCCCCCCTCAACGGTGTGATGAATAGCAAGGTCAACTCCGGACCACGTCCATGA
- the rpmA gene encoding 50S ribosomal protein L27 encodes MAHKKGGGTTRNGRDSESKRLGVKVYGGQSINAGGIIIRQRGTRVHAGENVGMGKDHTLFALTPGKVQFGTKGPLKHQYVTVVAA; translated from the coding sequence ATGGCACATAAAAAAGGCGGCGGCACCACGCGCAACGGCCGTGACTCAGAGTCAAAGCGACTCGGTGTTAAAGTTTACGGCGGTCAGTCTATCAATGCTGGCGGTATCATCATTCGTCAACGCGGCACACGCGTTCACGCTGGTGAAAACGTCGGTATGGGCAAAGATCACACTCTGTTCGCACTGACACCAGGCAAAGTACAATTTGGTACTAAAGGTCCATTGAAGCACCAGTACGTGACTGTTGTAGCAGCTTAA
- a CDS encoding type II secretion system F family protein — protein sequence MATTSNRTTKTAQAKEQLYAWEGKDKQGKTVRGELRAGGESIVNATLRRQGILVTKLKKKSYSTGKKITDKDITLFTRQLATMMKAGVPLLQSFDIVGKGHSNPSVSRLLMDIRADVETGSSLNQAFRKYPLYFDPLFCNLVGAGEQAGILEDLLTRLAIYKEKTLAIKAKIKSALTYPIAILSVAFIVTAVIMIWVVPAFKEVFSSFGAELPGPTLVVMGISDFFVANWYFIFGGLFGAIYFFLHTWKRSLQMQRFMDRLLLQAPIFGEVIRKATIARWTRTLATMFAAGVPLVEALDSVGGAAGNAVYLDATLKIQTEVTTGTSLTVAMQNANVFPNMVTQMVSIGEESGSLDAMLGKVADFYEEEVDDAVANLASLMEPMIMAILGVIIGGLVVALYLPIFKLGSVV from the coding sequence ATGGCAACTACCTCAAACCGGACGACCAAAACAGCGCAAGCCAAAGAGCAGCTATACGCCTGGGAAGGAAAAGACAAGCAGGGCAAGACGGTACGCGGTGAACTGCGCGCCGGCGGAGAATCGATTGTCAATGCCACTTTGCGCCGCCAGGGGATTCTGGTCACCAAGCTCAAGAAAAAATCATACAGCACGGGAAAAAAGATTACTGACAAAGACATCACTCTGTTTACGCGTCAATTGGCGACCATGATGAAAGCCGGCGTTCCCTTGCTGCAATCTTTTGATATCGTGGGTAAAGGCCACTCCAACCCTTCAGTCTCAAGACTATTGATGGATATTCGTGCAGATGTGGAAACCGGCAGCAGCCTGAATCAGGCGTTCCGGAAATACCCATTGTATTTCGACCCTTTATTTTGTAATCTGGTCGGCGCCGGTGAACAGGCTGGTATTCTGGAAGATTTGCTGACCCGCCTTGCCATCTATAAGGAAAAAACCCTGGCGATTAAAGCCAAGATCAAGTCGGCGCTGACCTATCCTATCGCGATTCTCTCAGTAGCATTTATCGTCACTGCCGTTATTATGATTTGGGTAGTTCCCGCGTTTAAAGAAGTGTTTTCCAGCTTTGGCGCGGAGTTGCCGGGACCAACCTTGGTGGTAATGGGAATTTCCGATTTCTTTGTAGCTAATTGGTATTTCATTTTTGGCGGACTGTTTGGCGCCATTTACTTTTTCTTGCACACTTGGAAACGCTCACTGCAGATGCAGCGCTTCATGGATCGCCTGTTATTACAGGCTCCGATATTTGGCGAGGTTATACGAAAGGCAACCATTGCGCGCTGGACTCGCACTTTAGCGACCATGTTTGCAGCTGGAGTACCGTTGGTCGAAGCGCTCGATTCAGTCGGTGGCGCTGCCGGTAATGCAGTATATCTTGACGCCACACTCAAAATTCAAACGGAAGTCACGACCGGTACCAGCCTGACGGTTGCGATGCAAAATGCCAACGTCTTTCCCAACATGGTGACGCAAATGGTTTCTATTGGCGAAGAATCCGGCTCACTTGATGCCATGCTAGGTAAAGTTGCTGATTTCTACGAGGAAGAAGTCGATGACGCGGTCGCCAATCTGGCCAGCCTAATGGAACCGATGATCATGGCGATACTCGGTGTCATTATCGGTGGCCTGGTGGTTGCTCTATACCTGCCAATTTTCAAACTCGGTTCGGTGGTTTAA
- the pilB gene encoding type IV-A pilus assembly ATPase PilB, whose protein sequence is MSAAPPNSAIHTSTSSGLARALIQANVLSLAQIDPIHKKSQAEKTHFVDSLLQSGLMSARDLASFCSDTFGYPLVDLAVFNESMLPEKIVNAKLMQTQRMIALSKRGNKISLAISDPTNTNAIDQIKFQTGLGVELVVVQHDVLLKLLDKLSKSSEQSLTDLAGDDYNIEFSEDDLNSGVPDTQTSEVDDAPVVKFLQKMLIDAINLGASDLHFEPFEKFYRIRFRVDGELREIAQPPLAIKDKLVSRIKVISKLDISEKRVPQDGRMKLILSPTKAIDFRVSILPTLFGEKIVMRILDGSQAQMGIDALGYDPDQKAILMDAIQRPYGMVLVTGPTGSGKTVSLYTCLNVINKPGINISTAEDPAEINLPGVNQVNINDKAGLTFPVALKSFLRQDPDIIMVGEIRDLETADIAIKAAQTGHMVFSTLHTNDAPSTLTRLMNMGVAPFNIASSVILITAQRLTRRLCTCKKQVEILDEVLLQAGFKEHELDGSWKPYGPVGCERCTGSGYKGRVGIYQIMPITEAIERIILANGSSLEIKKQSEKDGVRSLRQSGLQKVKQGATSLEEVLGCTND, encoded by the coding sequence ATGTCTGCAGCTCCACCTAATTCGGCCATACACACATCCACCTCATCAGGGCTGGCGCGCGCCTTGATACAGGCCAATGTATTGTCGTTGGCACAGATAGATCCCATACATAAAAAATCTCAGGCTGAAAAAACCCACTTTGTCGACAGCCTGTTACAAAGCGGCTTGATGAGCGCGCGCGATCTGGCATCTTTTTGCTCGGATACCTTTGGCTATCCACTGGTAGATCTGGCAGTATTTAACGAGAGCATGCTGCCGGAAAAAATTGTTAACGCAAAACTGATGCAGACTCAGCGCATGATTGCGCTATCTAAGCGCGGCAATAAAATTTCGCTGGCAATATCGGATCCGACCAACACCAATGCGATCGATCAGATTAAATTTCAGACCGGTCTTGGCGTGGAACTAGTGGTCGTGCAACATGACGTATTACTCAAGTTACTCGATAAACTCAGTAAATCCTCAGAGCAAAGTCTCACCGATCTGGCTGGCGACGATTACAACATAGAATTTAGCGAGGACGACCTCAACTCAGGCGTTCCCGATACACAGACAAGTGAAGTTGACGATGCGCCTGTCGTCAAATTCCTGCAAAAAATGCTGATTGACGCGATTAATCTCGGAGCATCGGATTTACATTTCGAACCATTTGAAAAATTTTACCGGATACGTTTCCGGGTCGATGGCGAACTAAGGGAAATTGCCCAGCCACCACTGGCAATCAAAGATAAGTTGGTCTCTCGCATCAAGGTCATTTCCAAACTGGACATTTCCGAAAAACGCGTGCCTCAAGATGGCAGGATGAAACTTATTCTGTCACCGACCAAAGCAATTGACTTCCGGGTCAGCATCTTGCCTACCCTGTTTGGCGAAAAAATTGTTATGCGTATTTTGGATGGTTCGCAAGCGCAAATGGGGATTGATGCACTCGGATATGATCCAGACCAAAAAGCCATACTGATGGATGCGATTCAACGTCCGTATGGCATGGTACTAGTTACCGGACCAACCGGCTCGGGAAAAACCGTCTCTCTATACACCTGCCTGAACGTTATCAACAAACCGGGAATTAATATCTCTACCGCGGAAGATCCGGCCGAAATCAACTTACCGGGCGTCAATCAGGTCAATATCAATGACAAAGCGGGACTGACATTCCCGGTCGCGCTCAAGTCTTTTCTGCGGCAAGATCCGGATATCATCATGGTGGGTGAGATCCGGGATCTTGAAACTGCCGACATCGCCATTAAGGCCGCGCAAACCGGACATATGGTGTTTTCTACCCTGCATACCAACGATGCGCCTTCGACACTGACCAGGCTAATGAATATGGGCGTCGCACCATTCAATATCGCCTCATCAGTTATCCTGATTACGGCACAAAGGTTAACTCGTCGCCTTTGCACATGCAAAAAGCAGGTTGAGATATTGGATGAAGTTTTGTTGCAAGCGGGATTTAAGGAGCATGAGCTCGATGGCAGCTGGAAACCCTACGGTCCGGTAGGCTGCGAACGCTGCACCGGCAGCGGCTACAAAGGTCGGGTAGGCATTTACCAGATCATGCCTATCACCGAAGCAATAGAACGTATCATTCTGGCAAATGGTTCCTCTCTGGAAATTAAGAAGCAGTCAGAGAAAGATGGCGTCAGAAGCCTGCGTCAATCTGGACTGCAAAAAGTAAAGCAAGGGGCAACTAGCCTCGAAGAAGTATTAGGCTGCACCAACGACTAA
- the zapD gene encoding cell division protein ZapD — translation MIVYEYPFNERIRTLLRLEDLYEKFTFFLHQSDPMQHHVALSTIFEMLEVAGRADLKSDLLQELERQKHTLISFKSNPNVQADMLDRILEEVDRVSIALMASTGKTGQSIRDNEWLMSIRGRTIIPGGACEFDLPSYHAWQKNSAEKRFSDISMWFAPIAPLFDAINVVLRLLRESGVTSKVFAQSGSYQQMLQGKVYQLLRVTIDRELGVIPEISANKYMLWIRYMSQGGDMKPKAFDGDIPFDLTLCNF, via the coding sequence TTGATTGTTTACGAATACCCTTTTAACGAGCGTATTCGCACGTTATTGCGATTGGAAGACTTGTACGAAAAATTTACATTTTTCCTGCACCAGTCAGATCCCATGCAACACCACGTCGCCCTGTCCACCATTTTTGAAATGCTGGAAGTCGCCGGTCGTGCCGACTTAAAATCAGATCTGCTGCAAGAACTGGAACGCCAGAAACATACGCTGATTAGCTTCAAATCCAATCCTAACGTGCAAGCGGACATGTTGGATCGCATCCTCGAAGAGGTTGACCGGGTCAGCATCGCCTTGATGGCATCGACTGGAAAAACCGGTCAAAGCATACGCGACAATGAATGGCTGATGAGCATACGCGGACGCACCATCATTCCTGGCGGAGCCTGTGAATTTGATCTGCCGAGCTATCACGCATGGCAAAAGAATTCAGCGGAGAAACGCTTTTCCGATATTTCCATGTGGTTTGCCCCGATTGCACCACTATTTGATGCAATCAACGTCGTGTTGCGCCTATTGCGCGAATCTGGCGTCACAAGCAAAGTTTTCGCACAATCAGGCAGCTATCAACAAATGCTGCAAGGCAAGGTATATCAATTGCTGCGCGTCACCATAGACCGGGAACTGGGCGTCATCCCCGAGATTTCCGCCAATAAATACATGCTATGGATACGCTACATGTCTCAGGGCGGCGACATGAAGCCGAAGGCCTTTGACGGCGATATCCCGTTTGACCTCACCCTTTGCAATTTTTAA
- the rplU gene encoding 50S ribosomal protein L21 encodes MYAVIKTGGKQYKVVAGEKLKVEQIPADIGSELTIDQVLAMGEGDTIKVGTPLVAGATVLVKVIDHGRHDKVRIFKMRRRKHYQKRQGHRQNYTELQIVSING; translated from the coding sequence ATGTACGCGGTCATAAAAACCGGTGGCAAACAATATAAAGTTGTCGCTGGTGAAAAACTTAAAGTAGAACAGATACCTGCAGACATTGGCTCCGAACTCACCATAGATCAAGTACTCGCCATGGGCGAGGGAGATACCATTAAAGTTGGTACTCCATTGGTCGCAGGTGCTACGGTGCTGGTTAAGGTGATTGATCACGGACGCCACGACAAGGTTCGCATTTTCAAAATGCGTCGTCGTAAGCATTACCAGAAGCGTCAAGGCCATCGCCAAAACTACACTGAACTGCAGATTGTTTCTATCAACGGTTAA
- the obgE gene encoding GTPase ObgE: MKFIDEARIEVIAGDGGNGVASFCREKFRPFGGPDGGDGGKGGSIIAVADRNINTLVDFRYAKLHKAKDGENGRGADCYGKGADDIFLRMPVGTLIVDRNTDEPIADLTEHGQQVVLVKGGEGGWGNIHFKSSTNRAPRQRGDGKEGERRELKLELKVLADVGLLGLPNAGKSTFITAVSNARPKIADYPFTTLHPNLGMVRVSHEKSFVIADIPGLIEGAADGIGLGVQFLKHLQRTGLLLHIVDLAPFDDTVDPVKDNKALVKELRKYDESLFEKPRWLVLNKLDMLSEEERKKRVKDFIKRFAWKGPVFEISALTHEGCQDLVVV, encoded by the coding sequence ATGAAATTTATCGACGAAGCAAGAATTGAAGTTATTGCAGGTGATGGTGGTAACGGCGTCGCCTCCTTCTGTCGTGAAAAATTCAGACCATTTGGCGGTCCGGATGGCGGCGATGGCGGCAAAGGCGGCAGCATAATCGCGGTAGCCGATCGCAACATCAACACCTTGGTTGATTTTCGTTATGCCAAGTTGCATAAGGCCAAGGATGGCGAAAACGGCCGTGGTGCCGATTGCTATGGTAAGGGCGCTGATGACATCTTCTTGCGTATGCCGGTTGGTACACTGATCGTCGATCGCAATACCGATGAGCCGATTGCCGATCTGACCGAGCATGGTCAGCAAGTTGTCTTGGTTAAAGGCGGCGAAGGCGGTTGGGGTAATATCCACTTTAAATCTTCGACTAACCGTGCACCGCGTCAGCGTGGCGATGGTAAAGAGGGTGAACGCCGCGAACTGAAACTGGAATTGAAAGTATTGGCCGACGTCGGTTTGCTGGGTTTGCCCAATGCCGGTAAATCTACTTTCATTACTGCGGTATCGAACGCACGACCAAAGATCGCTGATTATCCATTCACCACCTTGCATCCGAATCTGGGTATGGTACGCGTCAGCCACGAAAAGAGTTTCGTGATTGCCGATATCCCTGGTCTGATCGAAGGCGCTGCTGATGGTATCGGTCTTGGCGTACAGTTCCTCAAGCATTTGCAGCGTACCGGTTTGCTGTTGCATATCGTTGATCTGGCACCGTTTGATGACACGGTTGATCCGGTCAAGGACAATAAGGCGCTGGTCAAGGAATTGCGTAAGTACGATGAGTCGCTGTTTGAAAAACCGCGCTGGTTGGTGCTCAATAAGCTTGATATGTTGAGCGAAGAAGAGCGTAAAAAGCGCGTCAAGGATTTCATTAAACGCTTTGCCTGGAAAGGGCCGGTATTTGAGATTTCCGCTTTGACTCATGAAGGTTGCCAGGATCTGGTCGTGGTCTGA